In the genome of Hymenobacter taeanensis, one region contains:
- the pheS gene encoding phenylalanine--tRNA ligase subunit alpha: MQDNIARLRAEIEAYDVTTPEQLDQFRIAFTGRKGQLADLFDQLKTVPQDQRRAVGQELNQLKQQAVAKFEQRQQELEAATANAPADPTFDYTLPTVPNALGTRHPLSLVREEIVRILARIGFNVAEGPEIEDDWHNFTALNFPENHPARDMQDTFFVRRTPGEQEWVLRTHTSPVQVRVMQTQKPPIRSIMPGRVYRNEAISARAHMMFHQVEALFVDENVSFADLKQTVYHFVQELFGDDMEVRFRPSFFPFTEPSAEIDITCLICKGKGCNICKHTGWVEIGGCGMVDPAVLEQSGIDPERYSGYAWGMGIERITMLKYQIKDLRLFTENDLRFLRQFEGVQ; encoded by the coding sequence ATGCAGGACAACATCGCGCGGCTGCGGGCCGAAATCGAAGCGTACGACGTAACCACCCCGGAACAGCTGGATCAGTTCCGGATTGCTTTCACGGGCCGCAAAGGCCAGTTAGCGGATCTGTTTGATCAGCTAAAAACAGTACCCCAAGACCAGCGCCGAGCCGTAGGCCAGGAGCTTAACCAACTCAAGCAGCAGGCAGTAGCAAAGTTTGAGCAGCGCCAGCAGGAGCTGGAAGCCGCCACGGCCAATGCTCCCGCCGATCCTACTTTCGACTATACCCTACCTACGGTCCCTAATGCCCTGGGCACCCGCCACCCCCTGAGCCTGGTGCGCGAAGAGATTGTGCGTATCCTGGCCCGCATTGGTTTCAACGTAGCTGAAGGCCCCGAGATTGAGGATGACTGGCACAACTTCACGGCCCTTAACTTCCCCGAGAACCACCCGGCCCGTGATATGCAGGACACCTTCTTTGTGCGCCGCACGCCCGGCGAGCAGGAGTGGGTACTGCGTACGCACACCAGCCCCGTGCAGGTGCGCGTGATGCAAACCCAGAAGCCGCCCATCCGCAGCATTATGCCCGGCCGCGTGTACCGCAACGAAGCCATCTCGGCCCGGGCCCACATGATGTTCCACCAGGTAGAGGCTTTGTTCGTGGATGAGAACGTGAGCTTCGCCGACCTGAAGCAGACCGTATACCACTTCGTGCAGGAGCTGTTCGGAGATGATATGGAGGTGCGCTTCCGCCCTTCTTTTTTCCCCTTCACCGAGCCCAGTGCCGAGATTGACATTACCTGCCTGATCTGCAAAGGCAAGGGCTGCAACATCTGCAAGCATACCGGCTGGGTAGAAATTGGCGGCTGCGGTATGGTTGACCCCGCTGTGCTGGAGCAGTCCGGCATCGACCCGGAGCGCTACAGCGGCTACGCCTGGGGCATGGGCATTGAGCGCATCACCATGCTTAAGTACCAGATCAAAGACTTACGTCTCTTTACGGAGAACGACCTACGCTTCCTGCGCCAGTTTGAAGGCGTGCAGTAG